ATCGAGGGCCTGCTGCAGATAGCCCGCGTCTCGGGATTCGAGAGTCAGCAACACGTGGAAAGCCTCTTCTCCGATTTTCGGATACGAGCCGAGCATCAGCTCGGGGAATTCGGTGAGGAGTTCGTGTAGCGATTCGGCAATGTCGCTCTCCCGCTTCCGCACATAGACCCGTTTCAACAGAAACGGGACCCCGCGGAAGCGATCGCGAATCGACGTGAACTTCTTGTAGAGAAGCTCGGGGATCCCCGGAAAGACGTGCACATTCTCCACCACGACGACCGGAAACCAGAGATCCCCGGCGTCGACGAGCTGGGCGCCCTCGGGAATCATCGCCATCTTCACCTGGCTCTCGTTGGCCGGCCCGTTCTGGGCGCGCTCCATGCGGGCGACGATCGATTCGTTGCGTTGCACCTTGCGGTCGAATGCCGCGGCCACGCCATCCATGGTGAGGTCGTCGTGGGTGGGGCCGATCCCGCCGGAGGTGAACACGAAATCGTAGGCAGCGCTCAGCGTGCGAACTTCCCGGGCGATCAGGTCGATCTCGTCGGGAATGGTGAGAATTCGCTCGACATCCACACCCAGCTCGCGGAGTTCCCGACACAAAAAAGGCGAGTTCGTATCGGTAACCTTCCCGGAGAGGATCTCGTTGCCGATGATCAGGATTCCGGCAGTCGGCATGGAAGCAGGATATCGGATCGACGCCCCCCCCGCTGCGCGGGTATGCTGGGGAGGATGCGGCACGAGGTGCGATTGCGACGGCGGAGGGCTGGGCGAAACGAGACGCTCACGATCGCTCTCGCCGCCGGCAAGACATTGATGGACGCAGCACACGACGCTGGTTTGCCGATCGCCAGCGCCTGCGGAGGCGATCGGCTTTGCGCCCGTTGCGGCCTGCAGATCCTGGAAGGAAGTGAGAACGTTTCTGCGGAATCGGCGACCGAGGCCGAACTCAAACTGCGCAACCGGATCGAGCCCGCGCTTCGCCTGGCGTGCCTCGCCCGGATCGCAGGGCCTGTGGAAGTGACGGCATCCTATTGGTAGCGGGCGTGCGCGGGATCGTGCTGATCGACCACGGCAGTCGGGAGCCGGCTGCGAATGGCCAGCTGGAAGAGCTGGCGAAGCAGGTCGCCGCACGCCTACCGGGCAGCCTCGTTCGCGCGGCACATATGGAGCTGGCGGAACCCACGCTCTTGGATGCGCTGAACGCGTTGGTGGAAGAGGGCGTCACCGAGATCGCGATCCATCCCTTCTTCGTCGCCCCGGGGCGTCACGTGCGAGAGGATATTCCGCGTCTCGTAGCAGAGGCGCAGCAGATGCATCCGGATGTCGGGCTTCGGATTACCGAGCCCCTTGGACTTCACCCAAGCGTCATCGACGCGGTCGTTGCGCGCCTCGATCAGACGTAGAAGCTGAGATCGCTCGCGTAGGGAATCAGCCCGAGCTTTCCTGCAAGCGCTCGAGAGGCGCGGTTGTCCCAGGCCGTGCTGTAGAGCGGGATGCCTCCGCGGCGCCGCACCTCGCGCGCCCACGCCAGAACGAGAGAAGCGGCAAGGCCGTGTCGGCGGCGATCTGGCAGAGTGTCGACACCGGCCTCGACCGCGCCACCCTTGGACTCATGGTCGGGAGAGGCGGCCGTCGCCGCATAGCATGCCGCTACGATCTGGCCTTGCTCGGTGGCGGCTACGCAAGGCTCGCGGCCCCGCCAACTATCCGCGAGGCGGGGGAAGGATTGGGCCAATCGTTCGAGATCGTCTCCGGAAAACCAGGCCTGGCCTTCCGGATCCTCTCGCCGCAACTCGGGAAAGCGAAACGCCGGCCCGTGCCAGACCCGGCGAACGGGCGCCCACGCTTCCAGTTTTTCTCGCATCGCCGGAAGCCGTTCGGGCATCGTCTCGAGATCGTCCGTCGTGCGTTCTGCCGAAGCCAGACGAGCGAGCTCGCGCACCAACTCGTCCGGCAGATCGTTTCGCATACGCCACAGGTTGCCATGACGTGTGCGGCCGAAGAAGAATGCAGGCGCCGTCGCATCTTCTCCCGGTACGGCGTTCCAGAGCGTGAGCCGACCGAGCTCGTCGTGGAGGCAAAGCGTACGGACCTGGAGGTCGAGCCAGTCCAGATCCGTCGCGAACACGTGCTCAGCCGTGGCGACGCTCGTGGATGACCCAGTTGGCGTTCGCCCCGAGGGCGCCGCTGGCCGTGAAGACGGCCACACAGAATGCCAGCAGTCCATAGAAGTCGACGCTCTGGAGGAGATCGGGGAATTGGGCGCCGCGATACACGTCCACGGCCAACGCGGTGATCACGCCGAGGGGCAAGCCTCTCCCGAGAAACCCATATCGAACGAGGAACGGGATCTTCCCCGCCTCCCGCACCTTCGCCCACTCTTCCGCCTTGAACGTCCTCATGGGGGGAGGATGGCGTGGACCCGAGCGGGTGTCATCCTGAGTAGGTGCCTCGGGTCGCCGCCTTCTGGTTCTTCACCATGTCGGGGCTCGGGCTGATCTTCCCGTTCCAGGCCCTCTATTTCAGCGAAAACATGGGCCTCAGCGGCGTCCAGCTGGGTCTGGTTCTGGCGACGCGGCCGCTGATGGGAATGCTCTGCCAGCCGATCTGGGCGCAGCTGGCCGATCGGACCGGCTCGCGGCGAGCCGTCCTGGTTGCCATCACCCTGGGAAATGCCTGCGCGTATGCCCTCCTGCCCCAGGCCGACTCATTCCCGGCTCTGCTGCTGGCCATGGCGGGCGTCTCCCTGTTCGGAACCTCGATCATGCCGATGGGCAATGCGGTCAGCATGGCGGCGATTGGCGAGCGGGCGACTGAACGCTTCGGGCGGGTGCGCGCGTTCGGAACCCTCGGATATCTGGTGCTGGTCATCAGCTTCCCGTTCGTGCTCGATTTCTGGCAAGAGCATCGGGAATTCATCGTGACCCCCGATGGCCCATCGGAACCCGGGCTGGAGATCATCTTCCTGGGTGCCGCTTGCCTCACGCTGGCCTCGAGCCTGGCCGCCCGGCGCCTTCCCGAGACCCGAGCCATGCGTGTCCGCTCGCGTCCCGGCGATCTGCGCGCCCTGCTCTCCCACGGGCCCTACCTGCGCCTGCTCGTCTTCACCTTCCTGGCATTCCTCGCCCTGCAGGGACCGATCCTGATGTTCCCCGTCTTCATCCGGGCGCATGGCGGAGACATCGACACGCTCTCGCGCATGTGGATCCCGATGCTCCTGATCGAGATCCCCCTCGTCTGGGCTTCGGGCGACATCCTTCGCCGTGTGGGCCCGCGCTTCCTGGTTGCGATGGGCGTGGCAGCCGATGGCCTTCGCTGGCTCGTTTGTTCGCTGGTGGGCGACGACCTGCGCTGGATCTTTGCGCTGCAGCTCCTGCACGGCGTGGTGATCGCCGGGCTCACGATCGGAACCGCCCTGTATGCGGAGACCATCGTGCCGGAACGACTGCGCGCCACAGCCCAGGGGGTGCTCGCCATGCTCGGCTACAGCCTGGCCGGAGTGCTCTCGAGCGTTGCTTTTGGCGCCGGCCTGGATGCCTTCGGCCCGGACATCCCGTACCGAGCGAGTGGCCTGTTCGCCCTCACCCTCGCAGCCTCCGTCCCCTGGCTTCTCCGGATAGGCGAACGCGTTCGCTAAGGGAATAGCTGAATCTCAGGGATTCCTGAGCTGTAGAGATCTGAGAGCGATCTAGAGGAGTACAAATTTGACGAATTAGGTACAGTTCGTATAATTCGCCAATGCAGCAGCCCGCCCCTCAAGTGACGCCTCCCCGGGTCGATCGGGCCGGGCGGACCCGCCGGCGTATCCTCGAAGCCGCCAGCCAATGCTTCAGTTCCGATGGCTACGCCAAGACCACGGTCGAGGCCATCGCCCGCCGTGCCAGCGTCTCCAAGGGCATCGTCTACCACCACTTCAACGGCAAGGAGCAGATCCTCGAGCGCGTGCTCGGGCTGACGCTCTCCGAATGGTCGGAGGTCTCGAACCTCGACGACACGCTGGCCCGGGAAGCCGGTGTGCTGGAGGCCGTCGCCGACGTCCAGCGCAAGGCCATGGCGTTCGCCCGCGAGAATCCGATGGCGCGCTCGCTGCTCCAGATCGATCACCAGGTGCTGGTGACAGTCGCTGGCAGCCGGGAGGTTCGAGAATCCCTCGAGAATCACCGCCAGAGCCTGATCCGGGCGCTGCGTCACGGAATCGAGTCGGGCGAGGTGCGATCCACGATCGACCCCGAACGGGCCGCGGACATCCTGCACGTCCACTTCATGGGGCTGATCGACCAGATGCTCGACCCGAACGGGCTCGAAGTGACGGCAGAGCTGGTCGACTGCGGCCTCGACATCCTGTTTCACGGCATGGCCACGCGCCCCCCTGGCCAGACCGACGGAGCCAAGACATGAACAAGCTGAATCAAGTTGCAACTGCGGTTTCCCTGGGGCTGGCACTGCTGATCGGACCGGTCGAAATGGCCGGAGCCGACGCAGATGCCCAGGAGAACTCCCCGCGCCGAATCGCACTGGAGCGGGTGCGCAGCGACCGGCTGCAAGCAACGATCGCCGCTTCGGGATCGATCGAAGCCCGGCGCATCACGGAAATCGGCTCCGAGGTGACCGGACGTATCACGGAGGTATTCGTCGATGTAGGCGAGGCCGTGGAGGAAGGCGCGCCGCTCTTCCAGATCGACCGGGAGCCCTACGAGATGGCGCTTGCCGAAGCGCGTGCCGGGCTCGCACTCACCCGGGCGGAGAGCCTGAATGCAGATGCCGAAGCCAAGCGCATCGCCAAGCTGATCGAACTCAACGCTGCATCCCAGCAGCGCTACGAGAAGATCCGAACCATGGCGGAAGTCGCACGTGCGCGCGTGCGCCAGGGCCAGGCCGGGCTCGACCAAGCGAAGCGCAACCTCGACCGCACCCTGGTCACCGCGCCCTACGCGGCGAGCATCGTCGAACGGCGAGCCCATGAAGGGAGCATGTCGAGTGGCGCACCTGTGCTCGTGGTGCAGGAGAGCGGAGCCCTGGAGTTCATCGTCGATGTTCCGGAAGCCGCCGCGGCCCCGGTTCGGCCCGATGATGCGGTGAAGCTGTTCGTGGAAGGCCTCGCCGACCCGCTCGAGAGTCAGGTGGATCGGGTAAGCGCTCGCGTCGACCCCCAGACACGTACTTACCAGGTACGCGGAGTGGTGCTCGACGCTTCTGGGCTGGTCAAAGCCGGTTCCTACGTCCGTGCCGAGCTGCAGGTCCGCCGGCCCGAGGCGCGGCCGGTCGTCCACCATTCCTCGGTTCTCACGCGTGATGGGCGCACTTACGTGATGCGCGTAGATGACGGAATCGTCCGCAAGATCCCGGTTCGCGCTGGTATCCGAGCGGGCTCGAACGTGGAGATCCTCCAGGGCGCCTCCGAGGGTGATGTGTTGGTCGCGGGCCGCGACGCATCGCGAATCTCCGAGGGAACCCGCATCCGTCTGCGTAAGCCAGTACTGGCCGCACAGAGCGAGACCACTCCGTGAACCTTTCTGAAGTTTCCGTCCGCCGGCCCGTCTTCGCGGCCATGCTCATCCTTGGGCTGGTCGTCATCGGTCTGATCTCCATGTCGCGGCTCGAGATGAAGCTCGACCCGGACGTGGACTTCCCGTTCCTTTCGGTGGTGACCGAGCTCCGCGGTGCCTCACCCGAAACGGTGGAGCGTGAGGTCACGGACGTCATCGAGGAAGCCGTCAACCAGATCGACGGGATCGAGGAGCTCGACTCCAGCTCGTCCCAGGGCCTCTCCCGGGTGTTCGTGCAATTCGAGCTGGGCTCCGACGTCGACGTGAAGGCTCAGGAGGTTCGTGACAAGGTCGCCCTGGCGCGGGCGCAGCTGCCCCTGGAAGTCGAGAATCCGATGGTCCAGAAATGGGATCTGGATTCGATGTCCTTCATGACCATCGTGCTAGGCGGCGCCGTCGACATCCGCGAGATCTCGGAAATCGCCGAGCATGGCGTAAAGGAACGACTGGAGCGGATTGGCGGTGTGGGCTCGGTCAACATCGAAGGCTCCCGCGAGCGCGAGGTCCGCATCTGGCTCGACCCCCTGCGCCTCACCGGCTACGGGCTCGCGATCGAAGACGTCGCGAATACGCTGCGTCGCGAGAACGCGGAGCTCGCCAGCGGCCGGCTCGAGGGAGCGAGCCGGGAATGGTCCGTCACGACCCAGGGCAAGGCGGCCAGCGTCGAGGAGTTCGGCGAGATCATCGTGGCCGAGCGCGCCGGAAGGCTCGTGCATCTGCGCGATGTCGCCGTCGTCGAGGACGGCATGGCCGAAGCTCGCAGCGGCGTGCGACTGAACGGACACCCTGGCGTCGCGATCGAACTCCAACAACAGAGCGGATCCGACCTCGTCGCAGCGGCCCGGGAGATCCGGCAGGAAATCGGCTTGATCCGTGCGGAACTCCCGGAAGGAGTCGAGCTCAAGATCACCCGGGACTACGCCAAGATCATCGAAGAGCAGGTATCCGCGGTCTTCTTCGACATGATCCTGGCCGGAAGCCTGGTCGTGGTCGTTGTACTGCTCTTCTTGCGCAACTTCCGCTCCACGTTCATCTCGGCGACGGCCATTCCGGCGAGCCTCATCGCCACCTTCACCTTCTTCCTGTTGGCCGATCTCTCGATGAACAACATGACCCTGATGGCATTGTCCCTTGCCATCGGGCTGGTGATCGATGACGCCATCGTCGTACTCGAGAGCATCTTCCGAAAAGTCGAAGGCGGAATGCGACCCTTCGACGCCGCGCTCAAGGGCACCCGTGAAGTCACGCTGGCCGTCACCTCTACCACCCTGGCAGTCTGCGGTGTCTTCGTGCCGATCTTCTTCATGACCAGCGTCATGGGCCGCTACTTCTACGAGTTCGGCGTGACGGTGATCGTCGCCGTCTGTGTCTCCACCCTCGTAGCGTTCACGCTGACGCCCATGCTGGCGAGCCGGATGCTCAGCAAGGACACGTCGAAGGAAGGTGCTGTCTTCCGCTTCCTCGAAATAGGGCTGGGGGGCCTGGAGAGAGGCTACCGGCGGATCCTCGAAGCATCTCTCGCCCATCGGGCCGTGACGGTCGTGTTCACCTGCCTGGTCGTGGGCGGTGGCTGCGGGGTGATGACGACCATGCCGTTCAACTACTTCACCCGGGATGACATGGGTGAAGCATTCGTTCGCGTCAAGCTTCCGATTGGAACCCCTCTGGCGGTTACCGAACGGATGCTCCAGGGCATGGAAGATGCGATCCGGCAACACCCGGAGGTCCAGGACACGCTGGCCATCGCCGGTGATTCGCGAAAACACGAGCCCCATCGCGGCGGTATCTCCGTCTACATGACGAAGAAGCAGGAAAGGGAGAAGGGCATCCACGAGCTCTTCGAAGAGCTCCGTGTGATTGCGGCGAGTACGTCACGTGGCGTGGAGCAGTTGAGCGTCGGCCATCCGGAATTCAAAGCCGGCGGTGACTACTCGGAGATCGAGTACTCCATTCAGGGGCCGGACCTGGGCAAGCTGGAGGAATTTTCCGGTCAGCTGCTCGATCGCCTGAACAATGACCCGCGTTTCGTGGACGTACGGGGCTCCTTCGAGACAGGGCGGCCACAGATCACCCTCGATGTCGATCGGGGCCGTGCCGCCGACCTCGGCGTCTCGGCCGTTCAGCTCGGCCGCACGCTTCGAACCCTGCTCGCAGGCGAAGAAGTGGGCTCCTTCGAAGACCGGGGCAATCGCTATGACGTCCGCGTGCAGGTGCTCCCGGAATACCGGGACGATCCATCGAAGCTCGATCTGATCCGCGTGCGATCGTTGCGCGGAGAGCTCGTGCCACTGGCTGGCGCAGCCGACATACGGCTGGCCGAAGGAGCCGTCCAGGTCCTTCGCAGCAATCGCAGCCGGAAGATCGAAGTCCGTGCCAACACGAGCAGCGAAACTCCGCTGGGAGAGGCCATGGAGGTGGTCGAGGCCTGGGCCTTGGAACTCGGAATCGAGCGTCCCTATTCACTGAAACGGGATGGGCAAGCCGATTCGATGGCAGAAGCCCAGCGTGACATCGTCTTCGCCATGGGGCTGGCGATGCTCTCGATCTACATGATCCTGGCCTCGCTCTTCAACTCCCTGACCCAACCGCTGGTGATCATGTTGTCCGCGCCGCTCTCGTTCATCGGCGGCGTCCTGGCACTCAAGGTCGGAGGACTCTCCTTCGACATCATGAGCGCGATGGGGTTGCTCGTGCTCATGGGTCTGGTGATGAAGAACGGAATCCTGGTCGTCGACTACACGAACCAGTTGCGAAGCGAGGGCCTGCCGAAACGCGAAGCCATTCTTCGGGCCGGCCCGGTGCGGATGCGCCCGGTCCTCATGACATCGCTCGCGCTGATGTTCGGACTGCTTCCGATGGCCCTCTCGAACGCAACGGGCTCGGAATTCCGCGCGCCGATGGCCGTGATCGTGATCGGCGGCCTGGCGACCTCCACACTCCTCACCCTTCTCGTGGTTCCGGTCTTCTACAGCCTGATGGAAAGCCTCACGGTCCAGGTAGGTACCCTCGTCGCCCGCTTGCGCGGCCGGCCGACACCCGTCGCCTCGTCGGTCGTGGCTGGCGGGCGCTGAGCTCGGATAAGCTCTCCAACCAAGGGGGATCCGCAAGCCGCGGAGCGCCACGTGCACGAGGCCATACGGATCAACCCGGATCTCGAAGGCGAAGCGGCAGCAAGGTTCGTCGAACGAAAGGCCACCGGTCTACTGGCCCAGTGGCTCGGCACGGAGACAACGCCCGCGTAGCGGAGCTGACGAGACGTGGGGCCGTCATGGGCAGCGGGTGCGTGGCCCTGCGTGTTAGCGTGAACGCGAGCCGGCCAAACGCCACGCTCGATGGTTGGAGATGACCATGAAGACCATTGCCATCACCGGAGCTGCCTCTGGCATCGGAGCCGCTCTCAGCAAACGCCTGATGGGCGAGGGACAACGTGTCATCGGCGTCGACGTGCAACAAGCCGACATCGTCGCCGACCTGGCTACTCCAAGTGGCCGCTCCGACGCCATCGCGCAGATACAGGAACGATCGGATGGTGTGCTCGACGGGTTGGTGCCGTGCGCTGGCCTTTCCGGGCTACCGGGTCGCCCGGGTAGCCTGCTCACCAGCCTGAACTACTTCGGCACGATCGATCTGCTGGTTGGTTTGCGTGGGAACCTCGCGGCGGCTCCCGCGCCGGCCGCCGTGGTCATCAGCTCGAACTCCACGACCACGGTTCCCCCCGGCATGGTCTCGTCCGAGTTGATCGAGGCTTGCCTCTCTGGCGACGAAGAGGCGGCCCGCAAGGTGGGCGACGAGGTGGGATCCATCGGCGCCTACCCCGCTACGAAGACGGCATTGGCCCATTGGGTGCGCCGGAATGCGCCGACCCCCGAGTGGATCGGCCAGGGCATCAATCTCAATGCCATTGCACCGGGAAAGACCGCGACGGCCATGATCGCCGAAGGCCGCGCTGACCCCGTGATCGGCCCGCATATGGATGCCTTCCCCCTGCCGATCGGCCGCGACGGCCAGCCCGAAGAAATCGCTGGGCTGCTGGCCTTCCTGCTCGGGCCCGAGGCGCGATTCTTCGTGGGCTCGGTCGTCTTCTGCGACGGCGGCACCGATGCTCTGACACGTCCGGACGATTGGCCCCGACCGCAGTAGCCCTTTCTCCACGGCGATTTCTCCACCCCCCACGCCCCCACTCCGCTGCCATCGGAGGGTTCAAGGAATCATGGAAAGGAGCCGATACGAGGCCCGGGGGGAAGGATGCACACGCATCAGGCGAATCGTGTACAGCATCCGGTGGGGACGCTGTCTCCGACCGGCGTGCTCGATGTCGGTCTACGCTGCCCGCACTCCTGCGTGTTCTGCTACTACAGCCACTTCGACGGACACGAGGATCCCTTCCACGCACTCCGCACGCTGCCGTTCCGACCCCTGCGCGAGTGCACCGACCTGGCCGATGATTTCCAACGTTGGGGCCTCAGCCATTGCGATGTCACGGGCGGTGAGCCCTCCCTGCACCCGCAGATCCTGGAACTGATCCATCACATCGAGCACGTAGCGGACGTGCGGGCGCGCATGATCACACTCGGGCAGTTCACCATGCGTCCGCACAAACCGAGCGGCCGGGAGCGGCTCGTCGATGCCCTGCTCGACGCCGGCTTGACGGACTTCCTCTTTTCATTCCACGCCGCGAGCGAAACGCTCTTCAAACAGCTCACCAAAGCTTCCCTGGCCCAGGTGAAAGCGACCATGGAATACCTCGACGCTTGCGATTTCTCCTACACCTCCAACACGGTGGTGCAGCAGTACAACGCCAACGAGCTACCCGAAATCGCGCGCTACCTGGCCAAGCGCAATCTGCGTTTTCATAACTTCATCGTGATGAAGCTCGAGTGGGGCTGGCGCAACGGGCCAGACCACGGCGTAGAGCACAAGGCCCGGTATGACGAGATCGCACCCTTCCTACGCGAAGCTGTGCACATCCTCGAAGACGCCGGAAAGGCCGTGAACATCCGGTATGCGCCGTATTGTTCTCTCCCCGGGCTGGAGAAGAACATCGTCGGCTACAAGCAGGTTCAACTCGACCCCTACGAGTGGCGCAACGGAACCCGCGGCGGAAAGATCGAAGGCACGCCCTACGGTGCCAGACCCTTCCTTTTCTACGACCGCCTCGAAGACTACCTGGCGCGACACCCCGAACAGGTCGCTTCTCAACCCGAATACAACATGCAGCAGGGCCCACCCTGTGAGGACTGCTCGTTGAATCGGATTTGCGACGGTGTCGATCGCGACTACATCGCCCGGCATGGCTGGAGCGAGTTCTCCACATACGCCGGCGAGACGATCGACGATCTCACCCACTTCCGGACCGCGAACCCGCGTCCCTTCGAGCTTCTCCAGCGGCGCGATTGGCCGGAACCGCGAGAGAAGGACGTACTCGATCCTCGGGAACCGGTCTCGCAGACGCCGAACCCGTGAGACTCTCGGTGGTCGTCCCGACCTTCGAGCGCCACGAGAAGCTCGAGGCCTGCATCGCGAGCCTGGCCTCCCAGGAGGATGCCACGGCGATTGGCGATGTAGTGATCGCCGACGACGGATCGCAGGACGATACGATCGTCTGGCTGGACGCTGCTTCGCGACGCGACTGGCCCTTCGCACTTCGTATCGTTCGGCTTCGTCACCGGGGCCCGGCAGCAACCCGAAACGCGGGAGTTCGGGCGGCGACGAGCGAATACGTTGCCTTCACGGGTGATGACTGCGTGCTTGCCCCGGGCTGGGCGAAGGCTCATCTCCTCGAACATGCGACCCACCCTGGCCGTTCCGTGCTGGGCCATACCACCTGGCTGCCGTCCCTCGATGTCACTCCGTTCATGCACTACCAGGAGAATGGAGGGAGCCAGTTCGCCTACGGACGCATCGCCAATCGGGACGATGCCGGCTGGCGATTCTACTACACGACCAACATCTCGACGCCGAGACACCTCCTGCTCGCACATCCTTTCGAAGAGAGTTTTCCGGCGGCGCGCTACGAAGACATGGAGCTTGGCTGGCGGCTCGAGCGGGCTGGGCACCGCATTGCCTATCGCCCAGAAGCACTCGCATGGCACGACCATCCCGTCGCCTTCGAATCATTCCGTGCCCGAAGCCCCGAATACGGCGAATACGCTGCACTCTTCCACAGGCTCCATCCGCAGGACGAAGAACTCGCGCGGGCCCTGGGCATCCGCGATGCAGAGGCCTGCGATCGTGTCTTCCTTCCCGGAATCCAAGCCGCCGAGCAGGTCGTGGAAGATCTCGAAGACACATTGGTCGCCAAGACATCGGCACCTGCGGCATTTGGCGTGCGGGGCGCCACCGAACTCCTCCACGACGCCTATCGCCTCCTCATCCACCAGGCCCTCGTTGGCGGCATCCGGAAGGGGCTCTCCCTCCCCGAGAGCGAGCAGATCGCCATTCGCTGAACACAATTCCTGACGTTCGCCCGGAAGATTCCGTAGTCTCTCGTGGACGGAGGATCTTGGGATGCAGCAGATCCACGGGCGCTGCTTATGCGGCGAGGTCCGGTTCGCAATCACCGGGAAGACGACGGACATCGGCATGTGTCATTGCTCGAAGTGCCGACGCGTCTCCGGCGTTGCCTCGAACGCAAACCTGATGACCGGACGGGACGGCCTCATCTGGATCTCCGGCGAAGATCATATCTCCAAGTTCAAGCTCGCTTCCGGCTGGGGCGT
This region of bacterium genomic DNA includes:
- a CDS encoding radical SAM protein, with amino-acid sequence MHTHQANRVQHPVGTLSPTGVLDVGLRCPHSCVFCYYSHFDGHEDPFHALRTLPFRPLRECTDLADDFQRWGLSHCDVTGGEPSLHPQILELIHHIEHVADVRARMITLGQFTMRPHKPSGRERLVDALLDAGLTDFLFSFHAASETLFKQLTKASLAQVKATMEYLDACDFSYTSNTVVQQYNANELPEIARYLAKRNLRFHNFIVMKLEWGWRNGPDHGVEHKARYDEIAPFLREAVHILEDAGKAVNIRYAPYCSLPGLEKNIVGYKQVQLDPYEWRNGTRGGKIEGTPYGARPFLFYDRLEDYLARHPEQVASQPEYNMQQGPPCEDCSLNRICDGVDRDYIARHGWSEFSTYAGETIDDLTHFRTANPRPFELLQRRDWPEPREKDVLDPREPVSQTPNP
- a CDS encoding glycosyltransferase produces the protein MRLSVVVPTFERHEKLEACIASLASQEDATAIGDVVIADDGSQDDTIVWLDAASRRDWPFALRIVRLRHRGPAATRNAGVRAATSEYVAFTGDDCVLAPGWAKAHLLEHATHPGRSVLGHTTWLPSLDVTPFMHYQENGGSQFAYGRIANRDDAGWRFYYTTNISTPRHLLLAHPFEESFPAARYEDMELGWRLERAGHRIAYRPEALAWHDHPVAFESFRARSPEYGEYAALFHRLHPQDEELARALGIRDAEACDRVFLPGIQAAEQVVEDLEDTLVAKTSAPAAFGVRGATELLHDAYRLLIHQALVGGIRKGLSLPESEQIAIR
- a CDS encoding GFA family protein, with protein sequence MQQIHGRCLCGEVRFAITGKTTDIGMCHCSKCRRVSGVASNANLMTGRDGLIWISGEDHISKFKLASGWGVWRCETCGSPVPMLHPDGGAYWIPAGLLATDPGVRVAGHIYVGSKAPWDEIAGDCPQLREGFGSQRLDKP